The Candidatus Cloacimonadota bacterium genome contains the following window.
CTTTCCAGCCACATCATGCAGGAAGTTCAAGCCCTGTGTTCGCGTGTGATTATCATTAATAAAGGGCGCGTGATTGTTGACGACGACATCGAAAACCTGGGCGCCCACATCTCTGGGCTGAACCGCGTGGTGATGGAATTGGAAGCTGAAAATCCCGATTTCACCCCCTGGCTGGATAAAAAAGAAGGTGTGAACCTGGAATCCAAGGTGCAAAGTGGCTCGATCTGCCTGGCCCGCTTTTTGGCGCCGCCGGAGTTGGATATCCGTAAAGACCTGACCGCGTTTGTGTTGGAACAGGGCTGGCAGCTTGTGAGCGTGTATCAGGAAAAGCAGAGCCTGGAAAGCATTTTCCACGAACTCACCTCCCAGGAAGAGGCTGTGGAGTCCGAAGAAGAAATCCCGCTGGAATCCGACGGCGTGCAAAAACTGGTGGCGGAGCTGCATCCCATCGATGGCGACCTCACCTGTCCGGAATCTGAAACCCTTCCGCAAAACAACAATGAAAACAAGGATGAACAATGAACCCCGCCCTCACCATCGCAAAAAAAGAGTATTCGCTTTCCCTGCGCAGCTTTGGAACCTACATCATTTTTGGGGTTTTCCTCCTGGCATCTGGCATCTGGTTCGCGCTGACGGCGCTGAAGCTGCAAGTTGCCGACCTGCGGGACATCTTTTCCAAAATGCACTCCTTCTTCCTGTTTTTCATCCCCGCCCTCACCATGGGCAGCATCGCCCGTGAACGCGCCAGCGGCACTTTGGAGCTGATTTCCACCCTGCCTATCAAGCTCAGCCACATCGTTTGGGGAAAGTTCCTCTCGGTCTGGCTGCAGGTGGCAACGGTTCTGGCTTTCACCCTGGTTTTCCCAATCTTGGTCGTCATTTTTGGTGTGGGCATGGATTTGGGCGCGGTTTTCACCGGTTATCTGGGTCTGCTTTGCGCCGCCGCGGCATTTGCGGGCATCGGCATCTTTGCCAGCAGCCTCACAGACAACCAGGTGATTGGCTTCGTGATTGCCCTCGCCATTTCGGGTCTCATGTTCCTTTTGGGACGCTTGGGAGACCTGATTCCGCTCAGGCTTTTCGCCGCGATTGAATATCTGGGATTTGATTATCATCTCAACAGCTTCATGAAGGGCGTAATCGACACCCGCGACCTGCTGTGGTTCGCCGTGGTCACTTTCATCTTCGTTTTGTTGGCACAACTGAGGCTGCAGAGCGAAAACTTGAGACAGGAGAGGTAAAAATGAACACACGCAGCCAGATTTTTGGCACCTATGCCATGAAGATATTCATCGCCGTGCTGGTCTTGATTTTGAGCGGATTTTTG
Protein-coding sequences here:
- a CDS encoding ABC transporter permease — translated: MNPALTIAKKEYSLSLRSFGTYIIFGVFLLASGIWFALTALKLQVADLRDIFSKMHSFFLFFIPALTMGSIARERASGTLELISTLPIKLSHIVWGKFLSVWLQVATVLAFTLVFPILVVIFGVGMDLGAVFTGYLGLLCAAAAFAGIGIFASSLTDNQVIGFVIALAISGLMFLLGRLGDLIPLRLFAAIEYLGFDYHLNSFMKGVIDTRDLLWFAVVTFIFVLLAQLRLQSENLRQER